A genomic window from Ruminiclostridium cellulolyticum H10 includes:
- a CDS encoding exodeoxyribonuclease III encodes MTKLVSWNVNGLRACIGKGFWDFFKEVDSDIFCIQETKLQEGQVELEQELEGYEQYWNYAVKKGYSGTAIFTKIKPVSSSCGIGIEEHDNEGRVITLEFDQYFLVNVYTPNSKRELERLEYRMKWEDDFRIYLKQLEETKPVIICGDMNVAHKEIDIKNPRSNKRSAGFTMEEREKFSELLEQGFVDSYRTLYPDKTGAYTWWSYMFKARERNVGWRIDYFCVSEVLKNIIEEADIYSEIMGSDHCPVGLTIK; translated from the coding sequence ATGACAAAGCTTGTTTCATGGAATGTTAACGGACTTAGGGCGTGCATTGGCAAAGGTTTTTGGGATTTTTTCAAAGAGGTTGATTCGGATATATTCTGTATCCAAGAAACTAAACTTCAAGAAGGACAGGTTGAACTGGAACAAGAGCTTGAAGGTTATGAACAATATTGGAATTATGCTGTAAAAAAGGGATATTCAGGTACGGCTATATTCACAAAAATAAAGCCCGTTTCATCTTCCTGCGGAATCGGTATAGAAGAACATGACAATGAGGGAAGGGTTATAACTCTTGAGTTTGACCAATACTTTCTTGTTAATGTTTATACGCCAAACTCAAAGAGAGAACTTGAAAGGCTGGAATACCGCATGAAGTGGGAAGATGATTTCAGGATATATCTGAAGCAGCTGGAGGAAACAAAACCGGTTATAATTTGTGGGGACATGAATGTGGCCCACAAGGAAATAGATATTAAGAATCCACGTTCAAACAAGAGAAGTGCCGGATTTACCATGGAGGAAAGGGAGAAGTTCTCCGAGCTGCTTGAACAAGGGTTTGTTGATAGCTACAGAACTCTATACCCTGACAAGACAGGGGCCTATACATGGTGGTCATATATGTTCAAAGCCAGAGAAAGGAATGTAGGCTGGAGAATAGATTATTTCTGCGTTTCAGAAGTATTAAAGAACATAATTGAAGAAGCTGATATATACTCTGAAATAATGGGCTCTGACCACTGTCCGGTTGGACTTACAATTAAATAG
- a CDS encoding NlpC/P60 family protein, protein MNSLQEFMGVIRSKLGSGYVYGGQSDNPLTKEALIELVKRFGKSHYYFNSYSAERWLGKEYYDCSGLVVYTLRKMGLIENNEDYTAQGIFSQLCEHVVLQDLQAGDLCFNKTGSGIVHVGVYMGNSRVVHARGTFYGVVETQVFSSFNTFGRLKFFANEKPEAVIKPEKSIKKAKIQTMVNEQPFDNTAGIGSINAGSLVNVTGKTDNGWYQINLNGKTGFIQALTLEDYSELANAIAFLSQSAGIDNVYWYNHAADIKWLDVCFIKIAKAFGANLN, encoded by the coding sequence ATGAACAGTTTGCAGGAGTTTATGGGAGTCATCAGATCAAAGCTTGGCAGCGGTTACGTTTACGGAGGACAGAGTGATAATCCGCTGACAAAGGAGGCATTAATAGAACTGGTAAAAAGGTTCGGAAAATCTCATTACTATTTTAACAGCTACTCCGCTGAAAGATGGCTGGGAAAAGAGTATTACGATTGTTCGGGACTAGTCGTGTATACGCTGAGGAAAATGGGACTTATAGAAAATAATGAGGATTATACGGCACAGGGTATTTTCTCACAACTATGCGAGCATGTAGTGTTACAAGATTTGCAGGCAGGAGATTTGTGCTTTAATAAAACGGGTTCAGGTATAGTCCATGTGGGTGTGTACATGGGGAACAGCAGGGTTGTTCATGCAAGAGGTACTTTTTATGGGGTGGTTGAAACACAGGTTTTCTCTTCATTCAACACTTTTGGGAGGCTGAAATTCTTTGCCAACGAAAAACCGGAAGCGGTAATTAAACCTGAAAAATCCATTAAAAAGGCAAAAATTCAAACAATGGTAAACGAACAGCCATTTGATAATACTGCAGGAATAGGAAGTATAAATGCAGGAAGTTTAGTAAATGTGACGGGGAAAACTGATAACGGATGGTATCAGATAAATCTAAACGGAAAAACAGGTTTTATACAGGCTCTGACACTGGAGGACTATTCTGAACTGGCGAATGCTATTGCTTTTTTGAGCCAATCTGCGGGCATTGACAATGTTTACTGGTACAATCATGCTGCGGATATTAAATGGCTGGATGTCTGCTTTATTAAAATTGCAAAGGCATTTGGGGCAAATCTCAATTAG
- the cysS gene encoding cysteine--tRNA ligase, with protein MKVFNTLSRQKEEFKPINDKEVRIYSCGPTVYNYAHIGNLRTYVFMDILRRVLQYNGYSLKHVMNITDVGHLVSDEDEGEDKMVKGAREQKKTPWEIAEYYTSVFMKDIRALNIQVPEIVPKATEHIPEMLEFVHGLVDSGYGYETSDGIYFDIQKFEGYGKLSRANLEDQIAGARVEVNEEKRHPADFALWKKAPKEHIMQWPSEWGMGYPGWHIECSAMGRKYLGDTFDIHTGGVDHIPVHHENEIAQSEALLKKSAVNYWMHGEFMMVNNGKMSKSLGNTYTIDNLKEKGYDPMAFRYMCLNAHYRNKLNFTWDVMQSAQVSYDRFVEGVLSHKDGKEQVDSAVVKEFLSDFEDSINDDLNIPKALGVAWNAIRYGKKSQAIYELLTKMNSIFGFILDKKKESTSEPEISPEIHRLLEERQEARAGKNWKRSDEIRDELKTMGYAVEDTANGPKLKLL; from the coding sequence ATGAAGGTCTTTAATACACTTTCAAGGCAAAAGGAAGAGTTTAAGCCTATTAATGATAAAGAGGTACGTATATATTCCTGCGGCCCGACAGTTTACAATTATGCTCACATTGGAAACCTCCGCACATATGTATTTATGGATATACTTAGGAGAGTTCTGCAATATAACGGCTACAGTTTGAAACATGTTATGAACATAACTGATGTAGGACATCTGGTATCTGATGAAGATGAAGGTGAGGATAAAATGGTAAAGGGTGCCCGCGAGCAGAAAAAGACGCCTTGGGAAATCGCTGAATATTATACAAGCGTTTTTATGAAAGATATAAGGGCACTTAATATACAAGTTCCTGAAATAGTACCAAAAGCAACTGAGCATATTCCGGAAATGCTGGAATTTGTACATGGCCTTGTTGACAGCGGCTATGGCTACGAAACCAGCGACGGCATATATTTTGACATACAGAAGTTTGAAGGATATGGAAAACTTTCAAGGGCCAACCTTGAAGACCAGATTGCAGGGGCAAGAGTTGAGGTAAACGAGGAAAAGCGTCATCCTGCCGACTTTGCTCTTTGGAAGAAGGCTCCAAAGGAACACATAATGCAGTGGCCAAGCGAATGGGGAATGGGATATCCCGGATGGCATATTGAGTGTTCTGCAATGGGGAGAAAATATCTTGGAGATACCTTTGATATTCACACAGGCGGAGTTGACCATATACCCGTTCATCATGAAAATGAAATTGCCCAGTCAGAGGCACTTCTTAAAAAATCGGCAGTAAATTACTGGATGCACGGTGAATTTATGATGGTTAACAACGGTAAAATGTCGAAGAGCCTTGGTAATACTTATACTATAGACAATTTAAAGGAAAAGGGTTATGACCCTATGGCTTTCAGATATATGTGTTTGAACGCACACTACAGAAATAAGCTCAACTTTACATGGGATGTTATGCAGTCGGCACAGGTTTCCTATGATAGGTTTGTGGAAGGTGTACTTTCTCACAAGGATGGAAAGGAACAGGTTGATAGTGCTGTTGTAAAAGAATTCCTAAGTGATTTTGAAGATTCTATTAACGATGACCTGAATATTCCAAAGGCTCTGGGAGTGGCTTGGAACGCAATCAGATACGGTAAAAAGTCACAGGCGATATATGAACTTCTTACCAAAATGAACAGTATATTCGGGTTTATTCTGGATAAAAAGAAAGAAAGCACAAGCGAACCTGAAATAAGTCCTGAGATTCATAGACTCCTAGAAGAAAGACAAGAGGCCAGAGCTGGGAAGAATTGGAAGCGTTCGGACGAGATAAGAGATGAATTAAAGACTATGGGGTATGCGGTGGAAGATACTGCAAATGGGCCTAAATTAAAGCTTTTGTAA